One window of the Amycolatopsis mediterranei genome contains the following:
- a CDS encoding NAD-dependent protein deacetylase: MRTRPTLSWTSADAPLPRTSSLDELTSVVARGRVAVLSGAGLSTESGIPDYRGESGSLRRHTPMTYDEFVTSAEGRQRYWARSHLGWRTIARADPNDGHRAVATLRDGGYVSGVITQNVDGLHQAAGTADAVELHGSLDRVVCLDCRRTSPRAELDRRLRAANPGFIGAATRINPDGDVELPADVVRAFRPVPCAACAGVLKPDVVFFGENVPRPRVEQCYRLVDDAEALLVLGSSLTVMSGLRFVRHAANAGKPVVIVNRGETRGDRYASVRVDRPLGPALTELVSRLREDRGRTA; the protein is encoded by the coding sequence GTGCGGACCCGGCCCACCCTCTCCTGGACGTCGGCGGACGCGCCGCTGCCGCGGACGTCCAGCCTCGACGAGCTGACCAGCGTCGTCGCGCGCGGGCGCGTCGCCGTGCTCAGCGGCGCCGGGCTGTCCACCGAATCCGGGATCCCCGACTACCGCGGCGAAAGCGGCAGCCTGCGCCGGCACACGCCGATGACCTACGACGAGTTCGTCACCAGCGCCGAAGGGCGGCAGCGGTACTGGGCGCGCAGCCACCTCGGCTGGCGCACGATCGCCCGCGCCGACCCCAACGACGGCCACCGCGCCGTCGCCACCCTGCGCGACGGCGGCTACGTCTCCGGCGTCATCACCCAGAACGTCGACGGCCTGCACCAGGCGGCCGGCACCGCCGACGCCGTCGAGCTGCACGGCAGCCTGGACCGCGTCGTCTGCCTGGACTGCCGCCGCACCAGCCCGCGCGCGGAACTCGACCGGCGGCTGCGGGCGGCCAACCCGGGCTTCATCGGCGCGGCCACCCGGATCAACCCGGACGGCGACGTCGAGCTGCCCGCCGACGTCGTGCGCGCCTTCCGGCCGGTCCCGTGCGCGGCGTGCGCCGGCGTCCTCAAGCCGGACGTCGTGTTCTTCGGCGAGAACGTGCCCCGGCCGCGGGTCGAGCAGTGCTACCGGCTGGTCGACGACGCCGAGGCGCTGCTGGTGCTGGGCTCGTCCCTGACCGTGATGTCCGGGCTCCGGTTCGTCCGCCACGCGGCGAACGCGGGCAAGCCGGTCGTGATCGTCAACCGCGGCGAAACCCGCGGTGACCGCTACGCCTCGGTGCGGGTCGACCGGCCGCTCGGGCCCGCGCTGACCGAGCTGGTCAGCCGGCTGCGCGAGGATCGCGGCCGAACCGCGTGA
- a CDS encoding helix-turn-helix domain-containing protein, translating to MIDPVSLGRHLHELRAARGLALSALAGQAGVSVSMLSAIERGEKTPTVVVLSRIADGLGLSLSRLLADLEPGRVIVRRAAEQDHIAEPGGWHRTVLTPVVPGVNFEWIRTTLPPGCDAGAFPAYAPGSHEFVAVESGELCLGVGEEEYVLAAGDSAYFPADAKHSYANRGETPCVYHVAALIMRPRENRMTPPRPA from the coding sequence ATGATCGATCCGGTGTCGCTCGGCCGTCACCTGCACGAGCTGCGGGCGGCCCGCGGGCTGGCGCTGAGTGCCCTGGCCGGGCAGGCGGGCGTCAGCGTCAGCATGCTGTCGGCCATCGAGCGCGGCGAGAAGACGCCGACGGTCGTGGTGCTGTCCCGCATCGCCGACGGCCTCGGACTGTCCCTCTCCCGGCTGCTCGCCGACCTGGAGCCCGGCCGCGTGATCGTCCGCCGCGCGGCGGAGCAGGACCACATCGCCGAGCCCGGCGGCTGGCACCGCACGGTGCTGACTCCGGTCGTCCCCGGCGTCAACTTCGAGTGGATCCGCACGACCCTGCCGCCGGGCTGCGATGCCGGCGCTTTCCCGGCGTACGCACCGGGTTCCCACGAGTTCGTCGCCGTCGAGTCGGGTGAGCTGTGCCTGGGCGTCGGCGAGGAGGAGTACGTCCTGGCGGCGGGTGATTCGGCATACTTTCCTGCCGACGCAAAGCACTCCTACGCGAACCGCGGCGAAACCCCTTGCGTGTACCACGTTGCGGCGTTGATCATGCGGCCGCGCGAAAACCGGATGACACCGCCTCGACCGGCGTGA
- a CDS encoding DUF6529 family protein, translating into MTAPAAGRRASVALVVPLVAGAVVSVALGVYGSLHTPTGVAVNVAGFSGPQAVKAWLATVVVVLALVQLGSALAMYGKFGGGAPAWVAPVHRWSGRLAFLVSIPVAMHCLYALGFQAFDTRVLLHSLLGCFFYGVFVAKMLLLRKDGAPGWSLPLVGGLAFTALVGLWLSASLWFFTRSGLTF; encoded by the coding sequence ATGACCGCCCCGGCAGCGGGCCGCCGCGCCTCGGTCGCGCTCGTGGTGCCCCTGGTCGCCGGCGCCGTCGTCTCGGTGGCGCTCGGTGTCTACGGCAGCCTGCACACGCCGACCGGTGTCGCGGTGAACGTCGCGGGTTTCTCCGGTCCGCAGGCGGTGAAGGCGTGGCTCGCCACGGTCGTCGTCGTGCTCGCCCTCGTCCAGCTCGGCTCGGCACTGGCCATGTACGGCAAGTTCGGCGGCGGCGCGCCCGCGTGGGTCGCGCCGGTGCACCGCTGGTCGGGACGGCTGGCCTTCCTCGTGTCGATCCCGGTGGCGATGCACTGCCTCTACGCACTCGGGTTCCAGGCGTTCGACACCCGCGTCCTCCTGCATTCCCTGCTCGGGTGCTTCTTCTACGGTGTGTTCGTCGCGAAGATGCTCCTGCTGCGCAAGGACGGCGCGCCCGGCTGGTCGCTCCCGCTGGTGGGCGGCCTGGCCTTCACGGCGCTGGTCGGGCTCTGGCTGAGCGCGTCGCTGTGGTTCTTCACCCGGTCCGGTTTGACCTTCTAG
- the tuf gene encoding elongation factor Tu, whose product MTKQQYVRTKPHLNIGTMGHVDHGKTTLTAAITKVLAEQGGTNRYVAFDRIDRAPEEVERGITINIAHVEYETPTRHYAHVDMPGHADYVKNMITGAAQLDGAVLVVSAQDGAMPQTREHVVLARRIGVGHLVVALNKADLADDEELLDLVELEVRELLTRYGFDGDAVPVVRVSGLRALEGDPRWTQRILDLLAAVDEHVPIPPRRLDLPFLMPIENVLTITGRGTVVTGAVEQGTLTVGDAVEVIGLGPAVTSVATGLETFGKPMDRAEAGDNAAVLLRGVKRGEVRRGQVVCLPGSVRPHRRFRADVHVLSAAEGGRRTPFAANYRPQFHFRTSDVVGVVTLADGVTAVRPGDVASLTVELGQPVAMSPGLGFAMREGRLTVAAGTVREVLD is encoded by the coding sequence ATGACCAAGCAGCAGTACGTGCGGACCAAGCCGCACCTGAACATCGGCACGATGGGGCACGTCGACCACGGCAAGACCACCCTCACCGCGGCCATCACCAAGGTGCTCGCCGAGCAGGGCGGGACCAACCGCTACGTCGCCTTCGACCGCATCGACCGCGCGCCGGAGGAGGTCGAGCGCGGCATCACCATCAACATCGCGCACGTCGAGTACGAGACGCCGACCCGGCACTACGCGCACGTCGACATGCCGGGCCACGCCGACTACGTCAAGAACATGATCACCGGCGCGGCCCAGCTGGACGGCGCCGTGCTCGTGGTTTCGGCGCAGGACGGCGCGATGCCGCAGACCCGCGAGCACGTCGTCCTGGCGCGCCGGATCGGGGTCGGGCACCTCGTGGTCGCGCTCAACAAGGCCGACCTCGCCGACGACGAGGAGCTGCTCGACCTCGTCGAACTCGAAGTGCGGGAGCTGCTGACCCGCTACGGGTTCGACGGCGACGCGGTGCCCGTGGTCCGGGTGTCCGGGCTGCGCGCGCTCGAGGGCGACCCGCGGTGGACGCAGCGGATCCTCGACCTGCTCGCCGCCGTCGACGAGCACGTGCCGATCCCGCCGCGGCGGCTCGACCTGCCGTTCCTGATGCCGATCGAGAACGTCCTCACCATCACCGGCCGCGGCACCGTCGTGACCGGCGCGGTGGAGCAGGGCACCCTCACCGTCGGCGACGCGGTCGAGGTGATCGGCCTCGGCCCGGCGGTGACCAGTGTGGCCACCGGGCTCGAGACGTTCGGCAAGCCGATGGACCGCGCCGAGGCGGGCGACAACGCCGCGGTGCTGCTGCGCGGGGTGAAGCGCGGCGAGGTCCGGCGCGGGCAGGTCGTCTGCCTGCCGGGCAGCGTGCGGCCGCACCGGCGGTTCCGCGCGGACGTCCACGTGCTGTCGGCCGCCGAGGGTGGCAGGCGGACGCCGTTCGCGGCGAACTACCGCCCGCAGTTCCACTTCCGCACCAGCGATGTCGTGGGGGTGGTCACCCTCGCCGACGGCGTCACAGCCGTCCGGCCGGGTGACGTGGCTTCGCTGACGGTGGAGCTGGGGCAGCCGGTCGCGATGAGCCCGGGCCTCGGGTTCGCCATGCGCGAAGGCCGGCTGACCGTCGCCGCGGGCACCGTGCGCGAAGTGCTCGACTGA
- a CDS encoding helix-turn-helix domain-containing protein, whose protein sequence is MTDAITQALAEVGPRLKRVRTQRRVTLADLSAATGISKSTLSRLESGQRKPSLELLLPIAQAHQVPLDELVGAPEVGDPRVRLTARRIPRHNGAAMTVLPLTRQPGAPQAFKMILEPETGEPDPQVHEGYEWLYVLSGRLRLVLADRDLTLGPGEAAEFDTRLPHWFGAVDGRPAEILSLFGKQGERLHLRAKSRPR, encoded by the coding sequence ATGACGGACGCGATCACCCAGGCCCTGGCCGAGGTCGGCCCCCGGCTCAAGCGGGTCCGCACGCAGCGGCGGGTCACCCTGGCCGACCTGTCGGCGGCGACGGGCATCTCGAAGAGCACCCTGTCGCGGCTGGAGTCCGGCCAGCGCAAGCCGAGCCTGGAACTGCTGCTGCCGATCGCCCAGGCCCACCAGGTGCCGCTGGACGAGCTGGTGGGCGCGCCGGAGGTCGGCGATCCCCGGGTCCGCCTGACCGCCCGCCGCATCCCGCGCCACAACGGCGCGGCGATGACGGTGCTGCCGCTGACCCGGCAGCCGGGTGCGCCGCAGGCGTTCAAGATGATCCTGGAGCCGGAGACGGGCGAACCCGATCCCCAGGTCCACGAGGGGTACGAGTGGCTGTACGTGCTGTCGGGCCGGCTGCGCCTGGTCCTGGCCGACCGCGACCTCACGCTGGGCCCGGGCGAGGCGGCGGAGTTCGACACCCGCCTCCCGCACTGGTTCGGCGCGGTCGACGGCCGGCCGGCCGAGATCCTCAGCCTGTTCGGCAAGCAAGGGGAGCGGCTGCACCTGCGGGCGAAGTCCCGGCCGCGCTGA
- a CDS encoding NAD(P)/FAD-dependent oxidoreductase: MSENDSFDVLVVGGGAAGLSAALMLGRARRRVAVVDSGAPRNGPAAHMHGFLSRDGLPPSELLRIGREELRGYGVELLDDRVTRLDHGFAARLASGRELTARRVLVATGIHDDLPDVPGLRESWGTDVVTCPYCHGYEVRDQPLGVLGTQPESVEHALLVRQWSPDVVYFAHTTEVSEEDRERLDARGIRVVDGVVTALRREGGRLAGVELGARFVPRTALFLRTGIVPHDQLLRDLGYVEGDVDASGKTGVPGVWAAGNVVDARATVIVAAAQGASAAAALNHDLVSEDVRRAVDALGGFSPAAERAAAGAR; the protein is encoded by the coding sequence ATGAGCGAAAACGACAGCTTCGACGTACTGGTGGTGGGTGGCGGCGCCGCGGGACTCAGCGCCGCCCTGATGCTCGGCCGGGCGCGGCGGCGCGTCGCGGTCGTCGACTCCGGCGCCCCGCGCAACGGGCCGGCGGCGCACATGCACGGCTTCCTCTCCCGAGACGGCTTGCCGCCGTCCGAACTCCTCCGGATCGGCCGCGAAGAGCTGCGCGGCTACGGTGTGGAGCTCCTCGACGACCGCGTGACCCGGCTCGACCACGGCTTCGCCGCCCGCTTGGCGAGCGGCCGGGAGCTGACCGCCCGGCGCGTGCTGGTCGCGACCGGCATCCACGACGACCTGCCGGACGTCCCGGGCCTGCGGGAGAGCTGGGGCACCGACGTGGTCACCTGCCCCTACTGCCACGGCTACGAAGTGCGCGACCAGCCCCTCGGTGTCCTCGGCACGCAACCGGAGAGTGTCGAGCACGCGCTGCTGGTCCGCCAGTGGTCACCGGACGTCGTGTACTTCGCGCACACCACCGAAGTGTCCGAAGAGGACCGGGAACGGCTCGACGCGCGCGGCATCCGCGTCGTCGACGGCGTGGTGACCGCCCTCCGGCGCGAAGGCGGCCGCCTCGCCGGCGTCGAGCTCGGGGCCCGGTTCGTGCCGCGGACGGCGCTGTTCCTCCGCACCGGGATCGTCCCGCACGACCAGCTGCTGCGCGACCTCGGCTACGTCGAAGGCGACGTCGACGCGTCCGGGAAGACCGGCGTGCCCGGCGTGTGGGCCGCCGGGAACGTCGTCGACGCGCGGGCGACCGTGATCGTCGCCGCGGCCCAGGGCGCGTCCGCCGCCGCGGCGCTGAACCACGACCTGGTCAGCGAGGACGTCCGGCGGGCGGTCGACGCGCTCGGCGGCTTCTCCCCCGCCGCGGAACGCGCCGCGGCCGGCGCGCGCTGA
- a CDS encoding group II truncated hemoglobin yields the protein MRPTLYEFAGGDPAFRALAAAHHERCLADPELNHPFSHPGQHPQHVDRLAWYWAEVMGGPPRFSRECSDHSAMLRMHAGNGDMSDLGRRFVACFVQAADDAGLPADPEFRAALRSYMEWAVAEVLTYPGPPGEVPAGLAVPRWSWTGLQPL from the coding sequence ATGCGTCCGACGCTGTACGAATTCGCCGGCGGCGACCCCGCGTTCCGCGCGCTGGCCGCCGCCCACCACGAGCGCTGCCTCGCCGACCCGGAGCTGAACCACCCGTTCTCCCACCCCGGGCAGCACCCGCAGCACGTCGACCGGCTGGCCTGGTACTGGGCCGAGGTCATGGGCGGGCCGCCGCGGTTCTCGCGGGAGTGCAGCGACCACTCGGCGATGCTCCGGATGCACGCCGGCAACGGCGACATGAGCGACCTCGGCCGCCGGTTCGTGGCCTGCTTCGTGCAGGCCGCCGACGACGCCGGTCTGCCCGCCGATCCGGAGTTCCGCGCCGCGCTGCGGTCCTACATGGAGTGGGCGGTCGCCGAAGTGCTGACCTACCCGGGCCCGCCCGGCGAGGTGCCCGCCGGGCTGGCCGTGCCGCGCTGGTCCTGGACCGGATTGCAGCCGCTGTAA
- a CDS encoding DUF3800 domain-containing protein gives MAAYRARPASDPSLVPVLDPLVPAVIHTVRHWSTGDVPVAVIHDEQLALTAERVLQLKATLGPRLADVRFVDSRSDARVQIADFVAGVARRIASDRLNGRGEPRLTTLLASFTDADSVWDGPVG, from the coding sequence GTGGCCGCCTACCGGGCCCGGCCGGCGAGCGACCCGAGCCTGGTGCCGGTGCTGGATCCGCTGGTGCCCGCGGTGATCCACACGGTCCGGCACTGGAGCACCGGCGACGTCCCGGTCGCCGTGATCCACGACGAGCAGCTGGCCCTCACTGCCGAGCGCGTGCTGCAGCTCAAGGCCACCCTCGGCCCTCGCTTGGCGGACGTGCGGTTCGTCGACTCCCGCTCCGACGCCCGGGTCCAGATCGCCGACTTCGTGGCGGGGGTCGCCCGCCGCATCGCCTCCGACCGGCTGAACGGCCGCGGCGAACCCCGGTTGACCACGCTGCTGGCGTCCTTCACGGACGCGGACTCCGTCTGGGACGGCCCCGTCGGGTGA
- a CDS encoding glycoside hydrolase family 28 protein, whose product MVGSQPAEAEELGSQPGRFFDVTKFGAKGDGRAIDTAAINRAIDAAATRGGTVYFPAGTYASYSIHLKSNIALYLAANATILAAAPAGGQGYDPAEPGAGNPYQDFGHSHWHNSLIWGENLENVTIEGSGKIDGKGLVSGGSAESAPLNGNKAIALKLCRNVAIRDITIVNGGHFGILPTGVDNFRIDGLVIDTNRDGINIDCCKNVRIANTTVNSPNDDAIVLKSTYALNQVRDTENVTIDNCFVSGYDLGTLVDGTFKTAGYGRTGRVKFGTESNGGFRNIAISNVVFEHCRGLALETVDGGWLEDVTISNLTMRDVQMPLFLRLGARLRGPAGITAGFLRRVSISDVTTIDADPRYPSCLAGIPGHPIEDVKLSNIRHHLAGGLTPGDAVQNPPELENAYPEPSMFGTLPAYGFFVRHARGISWDNVDVRFGKPDTRPAYVLRDVIDADVHHCRADQVAGTPTFVLDDVADFRVSDGRPVPEARVEHADHQEL is encoded by the coding sequence TTGGTCGGATCTCAGCCGGCCGAAGCCGAGGAATTGGGGAGCCAGCCGGGCCGCTTCTTCGACGTCACGAAGTTCGGCGCGAAAGGCGACGGGCGCGCCATCGACACCGCCGCGATCAACCGCGCGATCGACGCGGCCGCGACCCGCGGCGGAACCGTGTACTTCCCGGCCGGGACGTACGCGAGTTATTCGATCCACCTCAAGAGCAACATCGCGCTGTACCTCGCCGCGAACGCGACGATCCTGGCCGCCGCCCCGGCCGGCGGCCAGGGTTACGACCCCGCCGAACCGGGTGCGGGCAACCCGTACCAGGACTTCGGGCACAGCCACTGGCACAACAGCCTGATCTGGGGCGAGAACCTCGAAAACGTCACCATCGAAGGGTCCGGCAAGATCGACGGCAAGGGCCTGGTTTCCGGCGGCAGCGCGGAATCCGCGCCGCTCAACGGGAACAAGGCGATCGCGCTCAAGCTGTGCCGCAACGTCGCGATCCGCGACATCACGATCGTCAACGGCGGCCACTTCGGCATCCTCCCGACCGGCGTCGACAACTTCCGCATCGACGGCCTGGTGATCGACACCAACCGCGACGGCATCAACATCGACTGCTGCAAGAACGTCCGGATCGCCAACACGACGGTGAACTCGCCGAACGACGACGCCATCGTGCTCAAGAGCACGTACGCCCTGAACCAGGTGCGGGACACCGAAAACGTCACCATCGACAACTGCTTCGTCAGCGGCTACGACCTCGGCACGCTCGTCGACGGGACGTTCAAGACCGCGGGGTACGGCCGCACGGGCCGCGTCAAGTTCGGCACCGAATCCAACGGCGGCTTCCGCAACATCGCGATCTCCAACGTCGTCTTCGAGCATTGCCGCGGGCTGGCCCTGGAAACGGTCGACGGCGGGTGGCTGGAGGACGTCACGATCAGCAACCTGACCATGCGCGACGTCCAGATGCCGCTGTTCCTCCGGCTGGGCGCGCGGCTGCGCGGGCCGGCGGGGATCACGGCCGGGTTCCTGCGCCGGGTGAGCATCAGCGACGTCACGACGATCGACGCGGACCCGCGCTACCCGTCGTGCCTGGCCGGGATCCCCGGCCACCCGATCGAAGACGTCAAGCTGAGCAACATCCGCCACCACCTGGCGGGCGGCCTCACCCCGGGCGACGCCGTGCAGAACCCGCCGGAGCTGGAAAACGCGTATCCCGAGCCGTCGATGTTCGGCACCCTCCCGGCGTACGGCTTCTTCGTCCGGCACGCCCGCGGAATCAGCTGGGACAACGTGGACGTGCGGTTCGGCAAGCCGGACACCCGCCCGGCGTACGTCCTGCGGGACGTGATCGACGCCGACGTGCACCACTGCCGCGCGGACCAGGTGGCGGGCACGCCGACGTTCGTCCTCGACGACGTGGCCGATTTCCGGGTGAGTGACGGCCGTCCGGTGCCGGAGGCCCGGGTGGAGCACGCGGATCACCAGGAACTGTAG
- a CDS encoding TIGR03086 family metal-binding protein has translation MLLDRFLLASRGFEHHLSTVPPDGWDAPTPCSAWDVRALVNHMTRGNLNYVGLLRGATREEFLARRDADALGDDPVAAFTGSVRACAAAFAEEGALDRVVDYPLGKLTGRRALAVRTTDSTVHTWDLARALGADDALDPGLVAWIDEDYDTIFAGLALGPRFFAEPPPAPPGASRQDRLLTRFGRDPRAAG, from the coding sequence ATGCTCCTCGACCGCTTCCTCCTCGCCTCCCGGGGCTTCGAGCACCACCTCAGCACCGTGCCGCCGGACGGCTGGGACGCGCCGACGCCGTGCTCCGCGTGGGACGTGCGGGCGCTGGTCAACCACATGACCCGCGGCAACCTCAACTACGTCGGTCTCCTCCGCGGAGCGACCCGGGAGGAGTTCCTCGCCCGGCGGGACGCCGACGCGCTCGGCGACGACCCCGTCGCCGCGTTCACCGGCTCGGTCCGGGCCTGCGCGGCCGCGTTCGCCGAGGAAGGCGCGCTGGACCGCGTCGTCGACTACCCCCTGGGCAAGCTCACCGGACGGCGGGCGCTGGCCGTGCGCACGACCGACAGCACCGTGCACACCTGGGACCTCGCCCGCGCGCTCGGCGCCGACGACGCGCTGGACCCGGGCCTGGTCGCCTGGATCGACGAGGACTACGACACGATTTTCGCGGGGCTGGCCCTGGGGCCGCGGTTCTTCGCCGAGCCGCCGCCCGCGCCGCCCGGCGCGTCCCGCCAGGACCGGCTGCTCACGCGGTTCGGCCGCGATCCTCGCGCAGCCGGCTGA
- a CDS encoding GNAT family N-acetyltransferase has protein sequence MSTIAEATEADAEGIAAVFAPYATDSVVTFETTPPTAEQWRAKIRESAWPFLVLAEAGEVLGYALAAPWRPKPAYRFSVETTIYLAPQAAGRGHGRRLLDELLKRCGDAGARQAIAVIVDSGNPASQRLHAAAGFTDAGVLRGVGFKHDRWLDTLLMQRELG, from the coding sequence ATGTCCACTATAGCGGAAGCGACGGAGGCCGACGCCGAAGGCATTGCCGCCGTCTTCGCGCCGTATGCCACCGATTCCGTCGTCACGTTCGAGACCACGCCGCCGACCGCCGAGCAGTGGCGCGCGAAGATCCGCGAGAGCGCGTGGCCGTTCCTCGTGCTGGCCGAGGCGGGCGAGGTCCTCGGCTACGCGCTGGCCGCGCCGTGGCGGCCGAAGCCGGCGTACCGGTTCTCGGTGGAGACGACGATCTACCTCGCACCGCAGGCGGCCGGCCGTGGCCACGGGCGGCGGCTGCTCGACGAGCTGCTGAAGCGGTGCGGAGACGCCGGAGCCCGGCAGGCGATCGCGGTCATCGTCGACTCCGGCAACCCGGCGTCACAGCGGTTGCACGCCGCGGCCGGCTTCACCGACGCGGGCGTGCTGCGCGGCGTCGGCTTCAAGCACGACCGCTGGCTGGACACTTTGCTGATGCAGCGCGAACTCGGCTGA
- a CDS encoding Rieske (2Fe-2S) protein: MRDDETDPVLARRTALAVFGAGLAAGCSTYGGSSSGTSAAPAPAGTELGASADVPVGGGKVFADKQVVVTQPAAGTFAAFSAICTHQGCTVDTVADGTINCPCHGSKFTIADGAVATGPASKPLEKKPITVANGKITLAQA; this comes from the coding sequence GTGCGCGACGACGAAACGGATCCGGTGCTGGCGCGCCGGACGGCACTCGCGGTCTTCGGCGCCGGGCTGGCGGCCGGCTGCAGCACCTACGGCGGCAGTTCGAGCGGGACGTCGGCCGCCCCGGCGCCCGCCGGCACGGAACTCGGCGCGTCGGCGGACGTCCCGGTCGGCGGCGGCAAGGTGTTCGCGGACAAACAGGTGGTGGTGACGCAGCCGGCGGCGGGGACCTTCGCGGCTTTCTCGGCGATCTGCACCCACCAGGGCTGCACGGTCGACACCGTCGCCGACGGCACCATCAACTGCCCCTGCCACGGCAGCAAGTTCACCATCGCCGACGGTGCGGTGGCCACCGGCCCGGCGTCGAAGCCCTTGGAGAAGAAGCCGATCACGGTCGCGAACGGCAAGATCACGCTGGCTCAGGCGTAG
- a CDS encoding acetaldehyde dehydrogenase (acetylating): MAPVMAAIVGPGNIGTDLLAKLRRSEVIEVGYVVGVVESDGLERARAQGIAASADGVDWLLRQDPVPQLVFEATSAKAHAANAPRYAEAGIQAIDLTPAHLGPMVCPPVNLGAHLDAPNVSMITCGGQATIPMVHAVSRVTAVPYAEIVASVASRGAGPGTRANIDEFTRTTSQAVAEIGGAGRGKAIIILNPVEPPMIMRDTVFCAIGLDADRDAITASIHEMADEVRKYVPGYSLRADPQFDDAREEWDGHARVGIFLEVRGNGDYLPEYAGNLDIMTAAAARVGELMARAKQEVPA; the protein is encoded by the coding sequence ATGGCTCCCGTGATGGCGGCGATCGTCGGCCCCGGCAACATCGGCACCGATTTGCTGGCGAAGCTGCGACGCAGTGAAGTGATCGAAGTCGGTTACGTGGTCGGCGTGGTCGAGTCGGACGGTCTCGAGCGCGCCCGCGCGCAGGGGATCGCGGCGTCCGCGGACGGCGTCGACTGGCTGCTGCGCCAGGATCCCGTGCCCCAGCTCGTGTTCGAAGCGACGTCGGCGAAGGCGCACGCCGCGAACGCGCCGCGGTACGCCGAAGCCGGCATCCAGGCGATCGACCTGACCCCGGCGCACCTCGGCCCGATGGTGTGCCCGCCGGTGAACCTCGGCGCGCACCTCGACGCGCCGAACGTTTCGATGATCACCTGCGGCGGCCAGGCCACGATCCCCATGGTGCACGCCGTTTCGCGGGTGACCGCGGTCCCGTACGCCGAGATCGTCGCCTCGGTCGCTTCGCGGGGAGCGGGCCCCGGGACGCGGGCGAACATCGACGAGTTCACGCGCACGACGTCGCAGGCGGTGGCCGAGATCGGCGGTGCCGGGCGCGGCAAGGCGATCATCATCCTCAACCCGGTCGAGCCGCCGATGATCATGCGGGACACGGTGTTCTGCGCGATCGGCCTCGACGCCGACCGCGACGCGATCACCGCGTCGATCCACGAGATGGCCGACGAAGTCCGCAAGTACGTGCCGGGGTATTCGCTGCGGGCGGACCCGCAGTTCGACGACGCACGCGAGGAATGGGACGGGCACGCGCGGGTCGGCATCTTCCTCGAGGTCCGCGGCAACGGCGACTACCTGCCCGAGTACGCCGGGAACCTGGACATCATGACCGCCGCGGCCGCCCGCGTGGGCGAGCTGATGGCCCGCGCGAAGCAGGAGGTGCCGGCATGA